The genomic DNA ACCTAGAGAAAAGCCAACCATTTGGTGGTTcagaatagaatagaatagaaaGCCCATGTGGCCTCTTGTGCATGAAAATCAATATaaatgtatatgtctatatataaaAATGTAAGTATGGATATATGTTTGAATAAAGATAAATAGATGaaaagatatatatgtgtgtgtgcgcgcgtgcgtatatgaatatgaatatacatttGAATAAAGATAAATAgttttatatgtgtgtgtgagagaatatatgtgtgtatatatgaatAAATAATGAAAGAAAAAATATGTGAAAACTATTATGATCTAAACATCACAAAAAGGAATAATTGATGAAATTAAAGGAAAGGGGGATAAATagcaaaatataaaattaaaaaattacaacaCTTCAAATCATGGAGAAATGcttaaaaaagaaaaacataaatttatatataaatatatgtgaaaatatatataaatgacTACATATTAGACAAAAAAAAGATTGTGAGGATAACAATTTTAATTTAACTATTAGCTACATAGACAAAAAAGGGAAAACGATTGAAAGATAAAGCTAAGATTGAGAAATGGAATGAGAATAAATACATAGAATCACAAAAGAGAAATTAGTAATAGAaattatgaaaaatgaaaagaaatgtaaaataaatataATGAAGAATACAGGATCAAATATCCATATAATAATAATACATTAGAAAAAAATTAGAAGGACACACACATTAAAAAGAACATGTTAatgtatgcacatacatatatatgtatacaaaaaGAATAAGCGAAAACTATACAGATAGTTTCGCATTATGTAACAATTTCTGCCTCACACGAAACAACATTGAGAAAAATAACCTCTACCATAGGATTCTGCCTATTTATAAACTCCTTGACCACAATAAAAGAATCATTTATGTCATGTAAATCCAATGATTGAATTTTTACTTTTAAAGCCTTTCTCCTTAGGCTTATCACATTTAATAACAAGTTGTTAACTTACTtcctttatttataataaaaagatTTGAGATCTTAGATTTGCCATGTAAATTATAAGCATGTGTCCTTTCAAGCTCCCCACACTTCTTATTTCACCTTAGTTCTTTTCGTGCAAAAAACAATATATATCTTGTCTTATATACAACATGTGTGATTCGTAAAGATGCCTCGAAAATGACAGCGCCCAAAGCAAAGACCAATCAATCCCACGCGTAAGGACAATACGGGCCTGCTAAATTGTTTATAATTGATAAACTGATTTGAAATTGTCATCGACTGTTAGTTTGATGGTCTAAAATTAGCATTAAATCTTTGTTTTTCGAACAATTAACGGTATATAATTATCATTAACTGTTTGATTGCCGAACAATTTAATGTTTTAAAGCGGGACTGTATGCCAATATTTGGTAAGAATATCTTCTCCGTTTGGAAAAGATGAGTTCCAGTGACTGCAAATCTAAGATGCTTCACGCCCTTCTCATTCCTATTCCTGCACAGGGTCACATAAACCCCATGATGCACCTCGCTTGGAAGCTCATCTCTgatggattcctcatcactttcctTAACACCGAAGCCAGTCATGAGAGAATGATTAAAGCCAAGAAGAACAAAGACATGCATCATAACAGCGAAAGGATCAGGATGCTTTCTGTTCCTGGACGACTGCCGACAGAGGTAGTACGCGCGGAGAATCAAGACCATGGTGCCTCAGTTTTTTTTGCAGATGTTGAAAATACTCTTGGGCCTTCTGTAATTGACAAACTCATTCGGGAAATAAACGAGAAAGATGAAGACCAGAAAATCACTTGCATAATAGCAGATGTCTGGACGTGCCTTGGTCTGCACACAGTGGCCGAACTCCATCATATTTCGCTTGCTGCTTTGCATACGTCTCTTGTTTTCACCTTCGCCATCCGCTTCTTCTGTCCCAAGCTCGTCTCCCTAGGGCTTCTTCCTTCCGATGGTAAAATAATTCTTATGGTTTCTTTTACATAATTTGATGATACAGCTTTTGGCTTGGTCTAAGATCACGATCTGTAACTGTTATTGTTGAAGGTATTCCAAAGGAGGATACGATTCAAAAGTATCTTCCCTCTATGCCGCCGCTACGGTCTGCTCATCTGCCATGGTTGTACGGGGGTGAATACATGTTTCGTCATGGGATTCGAATGGGAAAAGAATCGGCTAAGATCGAATGGATCCTGTTCAACACGTTTTACGAGCTAGAACCTGGTGTAGCTGATGATTTGTCCAAAGAAGTGGGTGTTTATCCCATTGGTCCATTGATTTCTCCCGAATTTCTGGACGACGACAGAGAGATATCGACCATGGCGACCCCAAGCTTTTGGGAAGATGACATGGAATGCTTGGAGTGGTTAGAAAAACAGGATAAGCAATCTGTGATCTCTGTGGCTTTTGGGAGTGTGGCTATTTGGAATAACCGGCAAGTGGAAGAGATTGCTCTGGGACTGGAGGCTACCCAGAGACCATTTCTGTGGGTTGTGCGCTCGGATGGAATGAATGGGGTCGGTACTGTTTTACCTGCGGGATTCTTAGATCGGGTTAGAGACAGAGGTTTTATAGTTTCTTGGGCTCCTCAGTTAGAGGTGTAATCTCATCCTTCCATAGCTTGTTTCGTGAGCCACTGTGGATGGAACTCTGTACAAGAGAGCATCGCCATGGGAGTTCCGATGCTCTGCTGGCCTTACTTCGCTGATCAGTTTCTGAACAGCACATATGTTGTAGATGTGTGGAAGGTGGGGCTGCGTTTGGAAGCCAATAATGATGGGTTAGTGGAGAAAGAGGAGATTAGAAAAGTAATTGAGAGATTAGTTGCTACGGAAGAAGGCAGGATAATCAGAGAAGAAATGAAAAAGTGGAGTAGCACGGCGAAGAGTACAGTGAAAGAAGGGGGGTCGTCTTCCACAAACTATAAGCTGTTTGTCAATGCCATGATGAAGTAAGTCCAATCATTTTGGACTCTCCAGATAAGAATATTCAATTTTATTGCttgtttttaattattatatttttttaatgtattaAACTTTTATGGAAATTATGTTTGGTTAAGGAAGACAATGATTAGCCAATAAAGACAGAGCAAAATAATTGTGATTCTCAATTTAAAGATGAGTATTAACTTTAAAATTTAGAATAAGAAAATtttgcaatatacattttattttagAATCATACAATTTTAGAAATTATGTATTTAGAAAGTTTAATTATTAATGGtttatttatgaaaaaaatataatgtataaataaatgtaatgatATTTAATCGTATAAGATAAAAATAAatgttattatttaatttttttttaactagtCTTGTATTTAtgtttgatgaaatgatatttaTATTATGAATATATAATTTGaatgaatttatattttattttataattgtaTTAAACTTAATATTTTCCGCCATAAACATCTAGACTGGGATTGCTTTTTGTCTTTATCTTCCTCTTTATAGCTCACATGTAGAAGATATTTTGTTGGACAAGATTTTTTGTCCCAAGATTATGGATTTTAATCCATTCATATTCAATATTGATGTTGATGGATATCATAGAGAAGAAAATCAAGTAGCAATTGAATGAAAACtgacaaaaaaaagaagaaaagattgatttttttaaacaatgaCACAATTAAAATATTAGCACTTCAATCAATTTAACTAGACATGTTTCTAACaaactctttcacataagataatCCAAAATTTTCAAGTCAATTTCTTAAAGTATATTTTACTTAATTGGGCTTACTAGCTTTAATGATGTATGGAACAAGGATAACATATatcttaaaattaataaataatattaatatttaataattaaatgagCTCGTTATATACATGACTAACCAAGTTACCTAAATCCCCACAATTTAATAAAATGCTCTATTTGCATAACATGACACATTAAACTATAGAGGACATTGTCTTAGACTTCATAGTTCcaccaaatattttttatttatatttaataaaattgataaattattaaaaatata from Cryptomeria japonica unplaced genomic scaffold, Sugi_1.0 HiC_scaffold_1902, whole genome shotgun sequence includes the following:
- the LOC131873525 gene encoding 7-deoxyloganetin glucosyltransferase-like, encoding MSSSDCKSKMLHALLIPIPAQGHINPMMHLAWKLISDGFLITFLNTEASHERMIKAKKNKDMHHNSERIRMLSVPGRLPTEVVRAENQDHGASVFFADVENTLGPSVIDKLIREINEKDEDQKITCIIADVWTCLGLHTVAELHHISLAALHTSLVFTFAIRFFCPKLVSLGLLPSDGIPKEDTIQKYLPSMPPLRSAHLPWLYGGEYMFRHGIRMGKESAKIEWILFNTFYELEPGVADDLSKEVGVYPIGPLISPEFLDDDREISTMATPSFWEDDMECLEWLEKQDKQSVISVAFGSVAIWNNRQVEEIALGLEATQRPFLWVVRSDGMNGVGTVLPAGFLDRVRDRGFIVSWAPQLEV